Within the Miscanthus floridulus cultivar M001 chromosome 17, ASM1932011v1, whole genome shotgun sequence genome, the region attgcgagacgaacgttttaagcctaattagtcaatgtttggatactatttgctaaataaaaacgaatgtgctacagtagccccaaaatctaaatttcgcgaactaaacaagggctaatacAACATCTTTTCCTTGACTTCCTTCCCTTATGCACAAAATTCAAGTAGGCATGCACCATATACGTGAAGAGCTGGAGACCCTTTGCTTATCACACAACACCGACATCCTGAGAAACAGACCATAGTGCACACATTGGTGGTGTAGAATATGAAGTCTTTGATGCCCAGAAGAGAATAGCCGATAAGCCTTTCAATAATGATATTTCTAAGTAGAGAAAAACTAATCGGCTGTGGACGAATGACGCGAAGCAAATGATAGTCGACATTGGACAAGGCCAAGTGGATGAAGCAATTTTCTAGGCCGCCTGAGGCGTCTGACATGAGGCATTGAATCTCCCCAGAGCCGGCCATTGCACGACCTGCTGATCTTGCCCCTTGCTGTTGGCCGAACTTGAGGATCTTGAGCTTGTTCAGTTTGACGGTTGTGGTTGTATCGACTCCACATAGCCGATTGTGTGCTCAGAGCACCATCGGTGTATCCAAGCTCTCCGCGTCACACGCGGTCATCCACTGCTGAAGTACCTTTGCTAGCGGCAGCTCTGCCTGAGCTAGGCACGTCGTGTCTGTCAAACCAAATGGCTCTATTACCTGATGCATCATCTGAAGTGGAAACAGAACCACTATTCCCTCCCTAGCTGATCTCTGTATATCTGTTCTTGGAGTCGATGGAGATGAAGGATCAGCCGATGCGGATGAGGGGAGCAGCCGATTCTTATTTATATATGATACACCATGGTCTTTGGCAATCATGCAAGGACGTATATACACTTGCTAGCCTCTTCCATTATAAGTCGACGTGTATGTATGCATGCATGACATTGTAACATGGAAAGATTTGCCAGTTTCACAGCAGATTCCTTGTTAGGAAGTGATCGGCTAATTATTCTATTAGTCTACTGACTATTCACTTGGTGAAGCTCCAGAAAATAAAATAACTCCACCGGTCAATACTTCAGTCCATCCGCCATTTACTTGAAATTAAAATAATTTCATTGGCTAATACTTCACTGGTTTATTGCTCTCCAACTCATTATTAACTTCTGATAAAATCAGCCGATATCCTTCATTGGCCTTTTGAACCATAAGGAGCTGGCATATATTCCTGTACTAACAGATAGACTGCAGGCACGATCTTTGGAGCCGATATGTTTGCTCGAGTCCCAACAACATAGATGGCTGGTTACACGAAATATGGATATTTTAATTCCTGATCTGCCTTGCTTGTATGTGACCACGTCACCATGTTGGTCGTAATTTGCATCAGCTCCATAGAGCCAATATATACGGCCGATCGTAGCAGTGCTAATTGATATTTCCTCTGGTGCCGTCGTGTAGCACTTTCACGCTACTTCTTTCCGCGTTTGTAGCTTCTGAGTTGGATAAGAACAGGAACCAAAGGAAACAGTAGCCTCTTTGTGAACATGTCAGTCGCCGATAGATCAGATTGGTGCAAATATCATACCGCAAATTTTCTTTGTAGTGGCCAGATTTCTTGACAACTCGTGACGAGCATAGTAAGCATGATCGGCCCTGAGAACTGATGTGTGTCGACCATGGAATCAGATCGATCTGAAAATTTAATTTCAAATAAATCCGGCTGTATTTATAGCCGAACCAATCAAATGTTCCATTCTGAGTCCGATGAGTCCGATGATCATATCTCTTTTCCCTGCATCTTTCTCCCTATATCTATTTGTATATAATCTCTGTTCAGTAGATGCAGCAACGAGGATACAAAATTCGTCTCTGACATATATATGTGTTGAAATCAACAATTGGCTCAGATTGACGTAGAACTCTAGCACGTAGGAATACCTGCCGGTCTTTGACCAATGTATTCCCTTTGACGTCTCAAGTTTGGATATATCTCCTTTGATCATACGTGGCCAGCAATTCCGATGAGTATCCTTGTGATCTCCCCATCGGTTTGATGCCAGGGACGGACCTATAGGGTATGCAGGGTGGGCCACCACATACTCTGGGGTCCGTCAGTCATAAAGATAGGTAGAAATTTTTAATGTAAAAAAATTACATAAAtttttttttagtttatcaaattATATAAGAATTTTTTTCTGTGCATATCCAGAGATAAAAACCTAGGTCTGTCACTGTTTGATCGCTTCCGTGAGAATCCCAGGCAGATGCAATGTTGTCGCGTATAGTTGCCGTGTATAACTTGTCAGCTACGTTGATCTTCTGAATCCTCTGCTAGCTTCTTTTCCTTGTTAATTAACTCCAACAACCACACGTGTTGCACATGTATTGACTGTTCCATAAAACCGCcttgacgattgtggtgtcctcGTAGCATCCTAATGGATGGCCGAATAAATATCAATATCGGCCTCTTGCTGTAGATGAAAAATCTCATTCATTCGTTCGGTCTAAATGCCATCAGGTTGTAAGCCTTCATAagataccataaggatgtcgttgttattGTAagctgccatgatgattgtggtgttccaccgagcgtgccagaaacatgtgtcgacatagaattttcgtcccgtgccgaggacacatgcagcaagccgaaagggtccgctcgatggagcagatccgcctagcttcagcgcaggggtggtcaatcctgcgcgatcctcccgagacgtgccagtcaatttgaccctgcaattgacaaagagagaaagttcatcagtaattaagggcgaaatttgccggtattgccagacagtcctgaatgtgcggctatgagagccgatatgaaaggagatcgactaaatagtcgattccagtatattcatgagaataaatcaattaaagctcatgaggttgtgtaagaagaatcagttatcattcaggataaatatcattaatcgaacatatattaattaatggcaataagatatcaacaatgattggtttgtgctgagccaatgattataattaaccgaacccctttttatataaggaaacaattcaacaccacttaaccgtttaataaagataaatctaataaacatgttagatctcatctatcatcatgaccagtggggcatgaggcagaatcatgcaggccgacgaccctaactcattactaatataagTGGGACAtggggcagaatcatgcaggtcgtaatacaataataagatcatggggctaacatatctttcaatctatctttacttcaacggtctcatgatgcgaactgttcgtgtaagcgctcgatatcggctaaaacagccgattcaggcataacgcatagttaaagtcatgtcttaccaggaatagatctactaaataacgatcTCCACTCTACGATGTTAATAGTGGgatgtgaggcagaatcatacaagCCGTGACGATAACATTGAGGTAGTGTTCTGAATAAGTTTGGTTCGTTGCTTCCAGACCCCCCCTGCGTGTTATCTTATCCATCACTAGTATCATGCGTCTGAATAAATTCGGGGCTTCGATTTGTCTGCAAGAGACAACTCGGTATCTCTTCCTAGCTCGAGAACTTACTTTACTTTGTCATCAAAGCCTAGCTGTTTTTTGTTTAGTGCTATATGTATGGTGATATTGTCTTTTGCAATTGTACAATCCGACCGAGTTATCTTAGTTTTGGCTCTACCATTTATGTGGTGACAATGAAGACTCATGTATCTTacaatattttttgaaaaaagtctacttaaccctccacctttcatacttgtctACTTCATCTCCCAAACTATGAAGCCGTCTGTTTtatcccctgaactttctaaaaccgtctattttaccccccgggcagttttcagcggcggttttgctacagtaacatcgggtttgctacagtaatgtggtttgaattttcttttttaacTTTCGgcgaatctttgaaaaatcacagtaaatcatagaaaaatcataaaataaaaaaatctaattttgttggactccacatgagtagatctacatagtgaatatataatacggtatgttttagtataaaatttttactgtagccttagattaattggaaaatctaattttgtctgtaattaattgaaataattcatagctgcagcttctatggtggaaggtcctaatggctagagggggggtgaatagcctaataaaatttctacaacaacacttaacaaagtggttagacaattatgaggcgaagcgagtgttgcgctagcctacttaaaatgcaagccacctaccacaattttaatttagatagtgtcaattcacacaatagtaaagacactattctatgttagtgtgctctcaaagactaactaaagagccacaccaaccaagcaagcaagctctcacaactatctacactaaagagcttgtcaactagtttacgataaagtaaagagagtgattaggatagttataccgccgtgtagataaaGTAGCAATCAATcataaagatgaataacaatgatgaccaatcacctcgaaatcaataatgaacacaatgatttttatcgaggttcacttgcttatcggcaagctagtcctcgttgtggcgattcactcacttggaggttcacgcgctaattggcttcacacgccaaaccctcaatagggtgccgcacaaccaacacaagatgaggatcacacaagccacgagcaatccactagagtaccttttagtgctccgccggggaaaggtcaagaacccctcacaatcaccacgatcggagccggagacaatcaccacctccgctcgacgatcctcgctgctccaagctgtctaggtggcggcaaccaccaagagtaacaagcgaaatccgcagcgaaacacgatcactaagtgcctctagatgcaatcactaaagcaatgcacttggatcactcctaatctcactatgatgatgaatcaatgatgtagatgagtgggagtcctttggctaggctcacaaggttgctatgtcaataaaaatatgcaagagagctcccttgagccggccatggggctataaatagagccccaatcaaatagagccgttataccccttcactgggcaaaacgcgctttgaccggacgctccagtcatactgaccggacgctggccctcagcgtccggtcgcccgatggacgccacgtgtcatcgccttcaaacgctgttcatcagattccaatggctacgaagttgaccggactctCCGATCAAAaccgtcagcgtccggtcgtttccagtaagctccccgaggcatgtttttccgaccggacgcgtccggtccaccttgaccggacgcagccagcgtccggtgctcaaccctagcctactgtgccgtctgacagctcgatcggacgcagcctttcagcgttcggttgccgagtgacccagcgttcggtcagtagaccgacgccagcatcatttcgaccaactccatttcaactctaacttcttcacccttgctcaaatgtgccaaccaccaagaattttgcatccggcgcaatagaaaatagacatttcatttttccaaaagcgccgaattccggacccaaacccatctcaaccctgcaaacaccttgtgcacatgtgttagcatattttcacaaatgttatcaagggtgttagcactccactagatcctaaatgcatatgcaataagttagagcatctagtggcactttgataaccgcatttcgatacgagttccacccctcttaatagtacggctatcaaatctaaatgtgatcacactctctaagtgtcttgatcaccaaaacaaaatagctcctacaagttatacctttgccttgagctttttgtttttctctttcttctcttcaagtttaagcccttgatcatctccatgctatcaccattgtcatgttatgatcttcatttgcttctctacttgaagtgtgctacctatctcatgatcacttgatgaactaggttagcacttagggtttcatcaattcaccaaaaccaaactagagctttcatatggtccaattatggtgaaatttttatggtacactaattattgtatgcttgaactatagtaaaaatttcgtactcattggactatgtataacttagttatagataaattctaattaattaccgacaaaattggatttttcaattaatctaaagctaaaaaaaatgtactaaagcataccgtattatatattcactgtgtagatctactcatatggagtccaataaaattagattttttattttatgatttttctatgatttttcaaaaattcaccgaaaaaaaaagaaaattcaaaaccactgttactgtagcaaaaccgccgctgaaaaccgtccggggggtaaaatagacggttttagaaagttcaggggataaaacagacggtttcatagttgggggtgaagtagaccaagtatgaaaggtaggGGGTTAAATAGACTTTTTCCAATATTTTTTTAGGGATTCTAATTGTCATGACAGTCTTAAGAGCGGAGTAGTCCATTTTCTACTATGTTTAGTGACAATATGACATCTCTTGCAATATAATGGGTACCAACCGCCAAGGAAAATAGTTTTCACCTTGGCAGTGTTACTTCTGCTTCCAGACATCTCCATTGAGATAAGACAATAATAGTTGAGTCCACAACTCCACATCGACATTAAGCAGTGGGAGCACAGAGTGCTGAAGGACTGTGATTCTCACTGTTCAATGTCAAGCAATATACAATATAGATCTGCTTTTGACCCCGTGCACCACTTGACAGTAATGAGCAAGGACAGGTAACCAAATAAGCTGTTCAAGAAGATCAGCTGGGGAATGAACTGGTACCACACATTAAGACTGTTCCTGAAAAAAAATTGCATTGAAGTAACTAATCAGATCCCAAGGTTCATTTGTGCAAATCCAAGAAGAATCGATATCTTCATCTTCAGTGAATTGAGAAACGGCAGCTCGCTGCGGCTACCATGCCAGACAGGGTCCACACCAAAATGGTATGCATCTCTCTTACCTTAATTAGTCCTTCAGTACAAGCATCACTACAAGAAGGGATCACGGCATGCATAGGGAGATTTACCGAAAAGCCCAAATGGAACAGAGAAAAATTCACTGTATATTAATCCTGTGTAGATTGAAAAAACTGCCATCATCATAACGCCCACCAAACATCATCTCCATTATGTCTCCAAGTTTCTGTGAAGCTAGTTTCTTCTCCTGGATTATCAgataaagtgttgcaagtaacaAGCAAATTCCATGGCCCCAATCACCAAACTTGACAccaacggcctgttcgctggttgatttctggactggtttgggctggctgatgctggtttgttgtgagaggaaaacactgttggctggctgatttgggctggctgaaaccaacaagcgaacaggctgcaaatAAGAAAGGGAAAGTCACAATTAATGGTGAATACTCCAGGATTTGCTTCTTGATATTAGGCTACACCATACGCATCAACAATTTTCTGGAGCGCTGAAGTAAATTTATTCGTCTGAAAATATGTTGGAGGAGATTCTTTTGTGTTGAGAAATTGAAATATTGAGCCAACTTGGGTGGGATTTGTTATCAACAGTAGCACGCTGAAGAGCATCCTGATTTCGATGacctcgacggcggcggcggcggcaaccttTTCATCATGGACAGGAGGGTTGCCAAGCCAGAGCCCGAGGgtgtcagcggcggcggcggctttcaGTTCGAGGCCTTGGTCTACCGCAAGCCGAACTACTCTGGGTTCCTGTCCAAGACCTGGCACCGCGAGCtggtcccgccgccgccgccatacgTCCATGGTGGCGGTGCCGGTCACAGCTGCCTAGAAATCAACTCCTACGCTGTTGTCAAAGCGGGCTCTCAGATCTGCGTATCCGTAGTCGGTAACGGCACCTACTGCTTGGACGCGGCGAGCGACACCGGCACCTACTGCATCGTAACGAACACCGCCACCTACTGCAAGGACGACGCGTGGAGTGAAGTGGGCAAGTGGACGTTCCCGAGCTCAAGCTCTGGTTTGGCTCACCGCCGAGGAGCAGAACCTGGCTGCCGCTGACGGTTATCCTAAACTGGGTCCAAACGGTCCAGGACTTTTGATCCCCCTGATCGAGGACGTCTAGTTCACTATAGTTGGAGGACCCATGTCACACTACGCAATAAATAGAAGTGGAGGCTGGCGGTTaagtcacgaggttcgcctgagccgagctcccgaCCGACAAACCCTAACCTGATCAGAGAGGGGCGTAGCCAGTGACGGAAAGCCACCAGCTATGCCACCACCGGTCTTTACCGCCGGTCCCCACCGCACATCACCGTCActgtcttcaccgaccgtcgctgccctcgcGTAGACACCGACCCAATACCCATGGCAGATGCCTCTGTATCTAAGGCCTATGATGGTCGGTAACCTAGCACTACTCCTTCatctacagcctgttcgcttgctcgtaaacgatcgtaaattttcagccaggaacagtgtttttctctcacgccaaaccagccagcagtaaataatccacgatcgtttacagcctcccgaacaggctgctaaTCTATGTCTAGTTCATGTACTAGGACATACTATTCATCTATAAGATttacccggctagatctatgaccATGTGATTAGAATAGTCTAACACTGACCTCTCTGCCATGGATTCCCAGTCCCAGCCACAGGTGCTGGACTCTTGGAAGGAGCTTGAGACGCCCAAGGGATGGCAGCAGGTACAAGACCCTCAGCTTGTTAGCCTTGGCTCTCGCAGGTTCTGCATCGCGAGGTTCTTTCGCACCGCCACCGCCATggatgcttttttttttttgaacagaCCGCATGGATGATTACCAGAATGTTACTGTCCTGACTGGTGTCGAGGCTGTCCCAAGGTATGTTAATGTCTTGCCTGGCACAGTGGATCTTCGAATGGTCAAGCACAAATCACTATGTCACAAGTCGGGATGTGGCGAGGACACCATCACCGCGGTTTTTCTGAATAGTTGAACAGTTTTAGGGTGGCTTTGACTCCTATGTATCGGCTGAACAATTTCTTGTGTCCCTTTTCTAAGTTGCGTCTTGTCCTAGGTGCTCTTACAAAATCTTAATTTAGTATTGTTAGCAGTTACAGAGGAGTATATGTTAATCTTAATCTGTGTGTTGTCTCCTGCAATGGTAAAAATTTGGTATTTGGTTTACTAGCTTGATTCACCAAAAAAACAATTTCACCCTAAAAGAAACCATTGTAAAAAAATACGACAAAAATTATCCCACTgacaaaacataaaagaaaaaaaacaggcACATGATAGTCCGTCTGTTCgttttgtcgtaaatgatcgtggattatttactgctggctggtttgatatgagagaaaaatattgttccagtttATAATCctcgatcgtatacgagcaaacgaacatcTGAGTAATAGTTGACTGAATAATTACCGCGTTATTTTTGCGTATGTACAGTATTTATTTACAAGTTAGATTGCACGCACGCTGGATGGAGATTAGAAGGGGATGTGGTACATCGTTTTGAGGGCAAGAACGCGGACACATCGTCCTGTTCTTTTTGTCTGGTTTGACTTATATGCCATGACTAAAAATTCTATGAGTTAATTTGGCGTaagaaaaaaataattataaGCTGGCGAGCGAACGTTGGGCGATGGTTGTCACAGGCGGAAGCCGAAGCGCAGGAAGAAGAAGCAGAGCGTGGCCAGGACGACGGCGGACTCGATCACCCACAGCAGGTGGAAGACGACGCTCTCGTACAGGCGGCGAAGGAAGTCGACGCGCGGGAGGCCGGCGGCGGCCCCGTGCCCGTGCCTCCGCCGGCGCAGCGCGGCGGACAGCGCGCGGACGCGCAGCGCCCACCGCGTCGACTGCTGCtggccgcccgcgcccgcgggTGTCccggccaccgccgtcgccatctTCTTCCGCAGCCACTCCCGCTTCCTCCCGCCGGCCATCTGTTGGTGGAGCGACCGATCGATCAGCTGGTGCTGCCGCCGCCGAGAACGAGCTCTCTGCTTCGACCTGATCCTGTCCTTCAAACGCTAGGCGAGGCGAGGCTACTCTGTCCAGAGCTTTTTATGTTGGATTGGAGGGAGGTCGGATCGTGACGCGTTCTTGCAACCGCGTGTTGACGAATAGTTGGGGCATGAGTTTCGACATATTCTTGGATATCATATCGGAGTGGTTGAGATCAGGCGGCAAAAGACCGAACAGGTCGGGTCAAACTGTAACATGGGCCAGGGACCAGGGTGCAATGCTAACAAGACCGGCAGTTTCCTGGGAAGATGGCATGCTGTGCTGACGACGGCGCGACCTTGGCTTATGCAGTGACCTCATGCAAGCAAGAACAGGGATAGTGGGAGTGGGTGAGACGAAAAAACATTTGGTGGGAACGGTAGGTTCAGGACATGTGTCCACGCACAGGTATCTAACGCGAGGCGAGATTGTTACTTAAATTTATAAGAAATAATTAATAATAAAACTATATTCTTCTCACGTGTTAGATGTATATATGCATGGACACGTGTCATGAATAAAAAACAGATGTCCATAGCTACTCCACATCATCTTGAACTCCGGATCCACCAAAACATGGATCTAGCATCCGGATCCATGAAATCCAAGGAGCTTCTCAAGGGGTGCTTTGAAAACTTTTGTTTTGTGGAGTTGGAAGAAATCACCCACCATGCAATTGGTTCGCCTTTTCTTTTTACGTGTCTTCCCATCGCGCAGCCCTCCCTGGTGCATCTTCCCATCGTGCAGCCCTCCCATGGTGCCCAGCTCCACCCTAGCCGCGCCATGTTCGGTAcagtggccccgttcgctggtctgaaacttgctaaaaaacactgttccggttggattgttgtgagagaaaaacactgtttcggctgaaaaaaataagccgaaataaccgaatatggggtaagccgaacagggccagtaTGGCCACGGCCGTTCCCGTCCCCGTCGCGCCTCAGCCTCGCAGTGCTGCCCCCCCTAACCCCATGCCCGACCCCTGTCACTCTACGCCCGACCCAGTTGTGGTCGTGCCAGACCCCTCGCCCCCGCCACAATGCCCTCCCCGACCCCGTGCCCGGCCAAGCCATGGCcgcactctgcctcgcccaagccATGGCCGCGTGGGGCGGTTCCAGTAGGCGTGGAGGACGACGGCACGGAACTACGTTGTCTTTTTTATTTGAGTCCCTGAATAATCTTTTATAATTGCCTATGAATTCAGATTTCACGCTAGTGCTCTTCGAAAAAGTATTCTCATAGCTTAGATTTATTGTGTAGCTACTTTATGGTAAAGCAGGTGCACTGGAGTTGCTTTGTGAAGCCGAGGCTCTTCCAAACTAGCGCTAAGCACAAGTGCACTTATGTAGGAGCTCTCAAATCAAATCATGCcctattttgagggatcgagttGGAGTTGGAGGGATACCAAAGATCATAACCGTCGCTGTGTATATGAGTCTATCTGTACAAGGGCAGGCAACACCGCAACACTACTGCCAGTGACTGCCAGAGGGCAAAGGCACAGCGTCACTGGTCTCCATCCTGCTCTTCAGAAGTTCAGATCTGCCAGTGTACATGTACGTATCCTCTGTAGTCTCTGCTGCATCGGTACATGCTTGTCTCGGGCTCTCGGCTCCACCTTCAGGCTTTTTCAAGACATCACGGTGACGGTCGGCACCTGATGAGCTGCCATTCTGCAACCGAACGTGCGTCGGAGGCAACGCGGCGGCCTGGAACTATTGTTGCGTGTGCAGGTTCAGCCGCTCACCGTCAGTGACAGTGCTGCGGTCAGGAGGCACGTCGTCGCCAGCGACACGACGGCCGTCGTCGTCTTGCGCCCGGGCAGTACCCTCACGGCGGCGCTGATGTTGGCGCTGTAGTCCGGCGGCGACATGTTCCCGTACAGCGGAGGGGAGTTGCCGTACCCGGCCGGTGGAGAGCTCCCGTACCCGGGCGGAGACTCGTAAGTTGGCGTCAGCGGAGTCGACGTGTTCAGGACCGAACCACCGGTGCTGTCGGTACACCAGAAacggcagaaatcagcacatgtACCTATGTTCCTGTATTTCTTTATCTTTAGagtaaaagtttttttttttttggcttgagCTGGTAGAATTTACCTCGTTGCTGGATACTGACACGTCGAAGTACCTGCGGATGCAGTTGCAAACAGAGAAGCGAATGAGTGAACATCTATGCGGATTGCAGAACAAGAACT harbors:
- the LOC136516132 gene encoding uncharacterized protein; amino-acid sequence: PDFDDLDGGGGGNLFIMDRRVAKPEPEGVSGGGGFQFEALVYRKPNYSGFLSKTWHRELVPPPPPYVHGGGAGHSCLEINSYAVVKAGSQICVSVVGNGTYCLDAASDTGTYCIVTNTATYCKDDAWSESNTDLSAMDSQSQPQVLDSWKELETPKGWQQVQDPQLVSLGSRRFCIARFFHRMDDYQNVTVLTGVEAVPRYVNVLPGTVDLRMVKHKSLCHKSGCGEDTITAVFLNS
- the LOC136519099 gene encoding uncharacterized protein, translating into MAGGRKREWLRKKMATAVAGTPAGAGGQQQSTRWALRVRALSAALRRRRHGHGAAAGLPRVDFLRRLYESVVFHLLWVIESAVVLATLCFFFLRFGFRL